In one window of Posidoniimonas corsicana DNA:
- a CDS encoding glycoside hydrolase family 97 protein codes for MVRSPDGSLAATFEVRDEKLYYSVARGERQIVAPSKLEILAGATVAIVGHSARESTESWSPVFGQFSTITDHHRQLSLSLDVNNTPMTLVCRVFNSGVGIRFVASEESRDKELRFVSEYRLLEGVAHFAGERGRSVDWFAHPASNESQAQLGRAVANGVPLVSVGADGLHTGYLESDLYSAEGFELMRLRPNRSGGSVSAFSSAVSRGEGHVTPWRVLLVGDSAGDLVMNTVALNLAAPCKMEDTRWIAPGKSLWDWRIHGYDNGSFNYGIDTRSYLHMINFCAEYGIEYLTIDDFWFISAGDGEMVVSPDVDIERVMNHAKENGVRIILYYDRRKGDFGDDKLFGYYAGLDAAAIKYGFMGNNAAFTRKTIDASAEVKLLVNFHDGPTPMVGVERTMPNLITREFCHAQQDSRRAFTPESFLRMAMVSSLTGPLDMSNGNFDILGINAGERQKGPRQRHSYISTVVSELARTLVVYSGIITLPDAPEEYLKKPDLFEFLRLMPTTWDESLAPNSKIGEYLTVARRSGEAWFVGSVNDQAARTLPVKLDFLEPNRVYEATVYEDAEDTHGVENPEAYTVRTTTVKQGDILAAKMAVGGGHAILLRPLDLKGQEH; via the coding sequence GTGGTCCGGTCGCCGGATGGCAGCCTGGCTGCGACATTCGAAGTCCGCGACGAGAAGCTCTACTACTCCGTGGCTAGAGGCGAGCGTCAGATCGTCGCCCCCTCGAAGCTAGAGATCCTGGCAGGCGCCACGGTCGCCATTGTCGGTCACTCTGCCCGAGAGAGCACAGAATCGTGGTCACCCGTGTTTGGTCAGTTCAGCACGATCACCGACCACCACCGACAGCTTTCCCTCTCGCTGGACGTGAACAACACACCCATGACGCTGGTCTGCCGCGTCTTCAACTCAGGGGTCGGGATACGCTTCGTCGCGTCTGAGGAATCGCGGGACAAGGAGTTGCGGTTCGTCAGCGAGTACAGGCTGCTCGAGGGTGTCGCCCACTTCGCCGGCGAGCGTGGGCGTTCTGTTGACTGGTTCGCTCATCCCGCGTCGAACGAGTCTCAAGCGCAGCTGGGGAGAGCCGTTGCCAATGGGGTTCCGCTGGTCTCGGTTGGCGCCGATGGGCTGCACACGGGGTACCTTGAGTCCGACCTGTACTCTGCTGAAGGATTTGAACTGATGCGACTACGGCCGAATCGGTCGGGCGGTAGCGTATCGGCGTTCAGCTCGGCAGTCTCGCGAGGCGAAGGCCACGTCACACCGTGGAGGGTGCTTCTCGTTGGCGATTCCGCCGGCGACCTTGTCATGAACACCGTTGCGTTGAACCTGGCGGCGCCGTGCAAGATGGAAGACACCAGATGGATTGCGCCCGGCAAGAGCCTTTGGGACTGGCGTATCCACGGCTACGACAACGGCAGCTTCAACTACGGGATTGATACGCGCAGCTACTTGCACATGATCAACTTCTGCGCCGAGTATGGCATCGAGTACCTGACCATCGATGACTTCTGGTTCATATCCGCCGGCGACGGAGAGATGGTGGTTTCGCCCGACGTTGACATCGAGCGGGTCATGAACCACGCCAAAGAGAACGGCGTGAGAATCATTCTCTACTATGACCGCCGCAAAGGCGACTTCGGCGACGACAAGTTGTTCGGCTACTACGCCGGCTTAGACGCCGCCGCCATCAAGTACGGGTTTATGGGGAACAATGCGGCGTTCACACGAAAAACAATCGACGCCTCGGCTGAGGTGAAGCTGCTTGTCAACTTCCACGACGGCCCGACCCCAATGGTCGGAGTCGAAAGAACAATGCCCAATCTGATCACCCGAGAATTCTGCCACGCCCAGCAAGACAGCCGGAGAGCCTTCACCCCAGAGTCTTTTCTCCGGATGGCGATGGTCAGCTCGCTAACCGGGCCCCTCGACATGTCCAACGGCAATTTCGATATCCTGGGCATCAATGCCGGCGAACGGCAGAAGGGTCCACGGCAACGGCACAGCTATATCTCAACAGTTGTAAGCGAGCTGGCCCGAACCCTCGTCGTGTACAGCGGGATCATTACCCTGCCCGACGCGCCCGAGGAGTACCTCAAGAAGCCCGACTTGTTTGAATTCCTGCGGCTGATGCCCACAACTTGGGATGAGTCGTTGGCGCCCAACTCGAAGATCGGCGAGTACCTAACGGTCGCCCGTCGCAGCGGCGAGGCGTGGTTCGTTGGCTCCGTAAACGACCAGGCTGCACGGACGCTACCGGTGAAACTTGACTTCCTCGAACCCAACAGGGTTTACGAGGCGACCGTCTACGAGGACGCCGAAGACACCCACGGCGTTGAGAATCCCGAAGCCTACACCGTCCGCACCACCACCGTAAAACAGGGCGACATCCTTGCTGCAAAGATGGCGGTTGGCGGCGGCCACGCGATCCTCCTCCGCCCCTTGGATCTCAAAGGACAGGAACATTAG
- a CDS encoding sulfatase family protein, translating into MTERLPLVLFPILLLLGIGFASAGETRPPNFVVIFTDDQGYGDLGCFGGQHVTTPRIDRMAAEGARLTSFYVAAPVCTPSRAALMTGCYPTRVGMGAGSKHGVLLAGDAKGLNPAEITIAEVLKAAGYRTGMFGKWHLGDQPDYLPTRQGFDEFAGLPYSHDIHPFHPRQDRYAFPPLPWLKGETVVEEEPNADFLTKRITDHAVEFIAVNKHRPFFLYVPHPIPHKPLHVSPDFAQNLPSDITAGLSREGNSIDYDLRDQLYRQAIAEIDWSVGRILDTLREFGLDERTLVLFTSDNGPPKNSVFPSPGPLRGHKGTVYEGGMREPAVIRWPGRIPAASVNDEIMTTMDLLPTFAGLAGAQTPADRVIDGKDIWPTLAGESATPHQSIFYHRGNRLLAVRAGKWKLHFRSGRPHELYDLHNDIGESKNLLESEPEVAATLNDYRRNFAADIAKNSRPAAFAASPRPLTLDTSQAIGN; encoded by the coding sequence ATGACTGAACGCCTGCCTCTGGTGCTGTTCCCAATCCTGCTGCTTCTTGGGATCGGGTTTGCCTCCGCTGGTGAGACTCGTCCTCCTAACTTCGTGGTCATATTCACCGACGACCAAGGCTACGGAGACTTGGGCTGCTTTGGCGGCCAGCACGTCACCACCCCCCGCATTGATCGAATGGCGGCGGAGGGTGCGAGGCTAACCAGCTTTTATGTCGCCGCCCCGGTCTGCACGCCATCGCGGGCCGCGTTGATGACCGGCTGCTACCCCACCCGTGTGGGGATGGGCGCCGGGTCGAAGCACGGCGTGCTCCTTGCCGGGGACGCCAAGGGCTTGAACCCAGCCGAGATCACCATCGCCGAGGTGCTCAAGGCCGCCGGCTACCGCACCGGCATGTTCGGGAAGTGGCACCTGGGTGACCAGCCGGATTATCTTCCGACTCGACAAGGGTTTGATGAGTTTGCAGGCCTCCCTTACAGCCACGACATCCATCCTTTCCATCCCAGGCAAGACCGATACGCCTTTCCTCCGCTGCCATGGCTAAAGGGTGAGACGGTGGTGGAAGAGGAACCCAACGCCGACTTCTTGACGAAACGCATCACTGATCACGCGGTCGAGTTCATAGCAGTGAACAAACACCGGCCATTCTTCCTCTACGTACCCCACCCGATTCCCCACAAACCGTTGCACGTCTCGCCGGACTTCGCGCAAAACCTCCCATCGGACATCACGGCCGGGCTGAGCAGAGAGGGTAACTCAATTGACTACGACCTGCGCGACCAACTGTACCGGCAGGCGATCGCCGAGATCGACTGGTCGGTAGGACGGATTCTTGACACGCTCAGGGAGTTTGGGCTCGACGAACGAACCCTGGTCCTGTTCACATCGGACAACGGGCCCCCCAAGAACTCCGTCTTCCCAAGCCCGGGTCCGCTGCGAGGCCACAAGGGGACCGTCTATGAGGGTGGGATGCGTGAGCCGGCAGTCATCCGTTGGCCTGGCAGGATTCCGGCCGCTTCGGTCAATGACGAGATCATGACCACCATGGACCTCCTGCCCACTTTCGCGGGGCTTGCCGGCGCCCAAACGCCGGCGGACCGCGTGATCGACGGCAAGGACATTTGGCCCACACTGGCTGGCGAGAGCGCAACACCACATCAGTCGATCTTCTACCACCGGGGAAACCGCCTCCTGGCGGTCCGAGCGGGAAAGTGGAAGCTGCACTTCCGCAGTGGCCGACCGCACGAGCTGTACGACCTGCACAACGACATCGGTGAATCAAAAAACCTGCTTGAGTCGGAACCGGAGGTGGCGGCTACGCTGAACGACTACCGGCGTAACTTCGCCGCGGACATCGCTAAGAACAGCCGGCCCGCCGCCTTCGCGGCCTCGCCCAGACCACTAACGCTCGACACTTCGCAAGCGATTGGCAACTAG
- a CDS encoding sulfatase-like hydrolase/transferase, with product MSSFRTNAVLLAGSILLCLTRHAGAATPNIVVIMADDLGYADVGFQGCEDIPTPHLDQLAADGARFSNDYVTGCTCGPSRAGFITGKVQSTFGYYVDPDQPLNPKQGLPPGIKSVAQHIQCQGYVTGGVGKWHMGTAPHQHPNALGYADWFGFLGGGSMYPPLDHPSYGGHFRSNPRTWSIRDTHHTLPMLHNSKAVEWRKHLTRELTDAGIRFIEKNSRHPFFLFVAYNAPHENLAAPAEAIAQHLPNSVSAVPGVPPKSRQAYAAMVDELDLGVGRLIETLEELELSDNTIIWFLSDHGGMKRTSDNRPLREAKGDAYEGGLRVPLVIRWPTRVTPGAVLEHPVTSLDIGATSLALAGGDLNRAGLHGSDITAYITGESTDAPHDVIYWHTGKSPSDQTGAMREGSFKLVLTAGEVELFDLDSDPAESKNLVSHEPRRTRRMVMQWTNWNKANRPPLWRRSGVQDHQFAGYEWLKGTPHYQQASED from the coding sequence ATGAGTAGCTTTCGCACAAACGCGGTCCTTCTTGCCGGCAGCATTCTGCTCTGCCTAACACGGCACGCCGGAGCCGCGACACCCAACATCGTGGTCATTATGGCGGACGATCTGGGCTACGCAGATGTCGGCTTTCAGGGCTGCGAAGACATCCCGACTCCGCATCTCGACCAGCTCGCTGCGGACGGAGCCCGCTTTTCAAACGACTACGTCACAGGTTGTACGTGTGGGCCGTCTCGGGCGGGGTTCATCACCGGCAAGGTCCAGTCCACCTTTGGCTACTACGTCGACCCGGATCAACCGTTGAACCCTAAACAGGGGCTGCCCCCAGGCATTAAATCGGTCGCGCAACACATCCAGTGTCAGGGCTACGTTACAGGCGGCGTTGGCAAGTGGCACATGGGGACCGCGCCCCATCAGCACCCGAACGCACTGGGGTACGCGGACTGGTTCGGCTTCCTCGGCGGCGGATCGATGTACCCTCCGCTGGACCACCCCTCGTACGGAGGACACTTCAGGTCCAACCCCAGAACCTGGAGCATACGGGACACGCACCACACGCTACCGATGCTCCACAACAGTAAGGCGGTAGAGTGGCGAAAGCACCTAACCCGCGAGCTGACCGATGCGGGCATCCGATTTATAGAGAAGAATAGCCGCCACCCTTTCTTCTTGTTCGTCGCGTACAACGCCCCTCACGAGAACCTTGCTGCGCCGGCTGAAGCGATTGCACAGCATCTGCCCAACTCGGTGTCCGCCGTCCCGGGCGTGCCGCCTAAGAGCCGGCAAGCTTACGCCGCGATGGTGGATGAATTGGACCTGGGCGTCGGTCGCCTGATTGAAACGCTCGAAGAACTAGAGCTATCCGACAACACAATCATTTGGTTTCTTAGCGACCACGGCGGCATGAAACGCACCAGCGACAACCGCCCACTCCGCGAGGCGAAAGGCGACGCCTACGAAGGCGGGCTGCGGGTGCCCCTCGTAATCCGCTGGCCGACGAGGGTGACGCCGGGCGCTGTGCTAGAACACCCGGTAACCTCGCTAGACATCGGCGCAACGTCCCTGGCTCTCGCCGGCGGCGACTTGAATCGGGCCGGCCTGCACGGAAGCGACATCACCGCATACATCACAGGCGAATCGACTGACGCCCCGCATGATGTGATCTACTGGCACACCGGCAAGAGCCCTAGCGACCAGACCGGGGCCATGCGGGAAGGCAGTTTCAAGCTGGTCCTTACGGCTGGCGAGGTTGAGCTGTTCGACCTTGATAGCGATCCTGCCGAGTCTAAGAACCTGGTGAGTCATGAACCTCGGCGCACACGTCGAATGGTGATGCAGTGGACGAACTGGAACAAAGCAAACCGTCCGCCCTTGTGGCGGCGAAGCGGCGTACAAGACCACCAGTTTGCGGGCTACGAATGGCTCAAGGGCACACCGCACTACCAACAGGCCTCGGAGGACTAA
- a CDS encoding sulfatase family protein yields MGASSAAVGAGAGSLASDRPPNFVIIFTDDQGYGDVGCFGSPDIRTPRLDAMADAGLRLTSFYAQPICGPSRAALMTGCYPMRVAERGNTKQVHPILHLEEVTIAEVLKTREYATACFGKWDLANHSQTDFYADLLPTSQGFDEFFGTPSSNDRAVNLYRNDELIEPNAPMATLTERYTDEAIRFMQRHSDQPFFVYLAHTMPHTRLAASPHFKGKSKRGLYGDVIEELDSNIGRVLDAVDDMGLAQDTYVIFTSDNGPWLSKNRGFANGHRLNDHGGSAGPLRSGKVSTFEGGVRVPCIVWGPGRVPSGKSSDAVASTLDMLPTLAALAGAKTPSDRVIDGQDIRHLFHGEFDRADPDKAFFYYLRVHLQAVRQGRWKLHLPRDAEPTGAAPFSLNKHIASGDRIGFDSPFLVDLKHDLGETTNVAGEHPGVTRRLLALAQAMRDDLGDYDHVGEHMRFYDLDGPRPTRPPLPPEPSN; encoded by the coding sequence GTGGGGGCATCGTCCGCCGCCGTCGGAGCTGGTGCGGGCTCGCTCGCGTCGGACCGGCCTCCCAACTTCGTTATCATCTTCACCGACGACCAGGGCTACGGTGATGTTGGCTGCTTCGGTTCCCCCGATATCCGCACGCCGCGACTGGACGCGATGGCGGACGCGGGCTTGAGGCTCACCAGCTTCTATGCGCAGCCCATCTGCGGCCCTTCGCGGGCTGCGTTGATGACCGGATGTTACCCGATGAGGGTAGCAGAGCGAGGGAACACGAAGCAGGTGCACCCAATCTTGCACCTGGAAGAGGTGACCATAGCAGAGGTGTTGAAGACGAGGGAGTACGCGACGGCATGCTTCGGAAAGTGGGACCTGGCTAATCACTCGCAGACCGACTTCTACGCCGACCTGCTTCCTACAAGCCAAGGTTTCGACGAGTTCTTCGGCACACCGTCCAGCAATGATCGTGCAGTCAATCTCTACCGCAATGACGAGCTGATCGAGCCTAACGCGCCGATGGCCACGCTCACGGAGCGTTACACGGATGAGGCAATCCGGTTCATGCAGCGGCACTCGGACCAGCCGTTCTTTGTATACCTCGCGCATACGATGCCTCACACCCGGCTTGCCGCTTCGCCCCACTTCAAGGGCAAGAGCAAGCGAGGCTTGTACGGCGATGTGATTGAAGAGCTCGACTCTAACATTGGTCGCGTACTCGATGCGGTCGACGACATGGGGCTGGCCCAGGACACCTACGTGATCTTCACCAGCGACAATGGCCCTTGGCTCTCAAAGAATCGAGGGTTCGCGAACGGCCATCGCCTCAACGATCACGGCGGCTCCGCCGGTCCTCTCCGGAGCGGAAAGGTTTCGACGTTCGAGGGCGGCGTGCGCGTGCCCTGCATCGTTTGGGGCCCGGGCAGGGTCCCGTCAGGCAAGTCCAGCGATGCGGTCGCCAGCACGCTGGACATGCTTCCTACCCTCGCCGCGCTTGCCGGCGCCAAGACGCCGTCAGATCGCGTCATCGACGGCCAAGACATCCGGCACCTGTTTCACGGGGAGTTTGATCGTGCGGACCCCGATAAAGCCTTCTTCTACTACCTGCGGGTCCACCTGCAGGCGGTCCGGCAGGGCAGATGGAAGCTGCACTTGCCTCGCGACGCAGAGCCAACCGGCGCAGCACCGTTCAGCCTAAACAAGCATATCGCGTCAGGCGACCGCATCGGATTCGACTCGCCGTTTCTAGTTGATCTCAAGCACGACCTCGGCGAAACGACAAACGTGGCCGGTGAGCACCCCGGCGTCACGCGACGCCTGCTCGCATTGGCGCAAGCGATGCGTGACGACCTCGGCGACTACGACCACGTCGGCGAGCACATGCGATTTTATGACCTTGATGGACCGCGACCGACCAGGCCGCCACTCCCGCCGGAACCGTCTAACTGA
- a CDS encoding sulfatase family protein codes for MRMRGHRPAIAGVLAVVAIAAAFGPASGRPPNFVIIFADDLGYGDISCYSPEGVETPYIDSLATDGFRSTDFFIPANVCSPSRAALLTGRYPMRCGYPVARNSAVPKYRNYGLLPDEITIPELLRSAGYRSLMVGKWHLGIDVAGSHPVDAGFDEYLGIPSNYSSNQAARGANADTLYRGREVEERNVSCEELTERYTDKVVDFIQRQKDEPFFIYVAHNIVHAPHLPSKDFIGTSKRGKYGDFIKELDHSTGRVMQALRDAGVDDSTLVVFTSDNGPTYHGSAGPLRGGKYNTIEGGHRVPGIFRWPGRIPAGQVSDATLSSMDLLPLICGLADVEAPQDRKIDGRDIWPILAGQQVESPHKQLYYYNGTNLQAVREGDWKLHLPRTAQDQPFWSKKRIRQRVFVTLKEPRLYNLRNDVGEQDDIADLHPDVVARLQRIASEARSELGDVRLTGADQRAIDLVDPQER; via the coding sequence ATGAGAATGCGCGGCCACCGGCCGGCAATCGCCGGCGTACTCGCCGTTGTTGCTATCGCAGCAGCCTTTGGCCCTGCGTCCGGGCGGCCACCCAATTTCGTCATCATCTTTGCCGACGACCTCGGGTACGGCGACATCAGCTGCTATTCGCCGGAGGGAGTCGAGACTCCCTATATCGATTCTTTGGCCACCGACGGCTTTCGAAGCACCGACTTCTTCATCCCGGCCAACGTGTGCAGCCCCTCCCGCGCGGCCCTGCTGACCGGTCGGTATCCGATGCGGTGCGGTTACCCAGTCGCGAGAAACTCGGCGGTCCCGAAGTACAGGAACTATGGCCTGCTGCCGGATGAGATCACAATCCCAGAGTTGCTGAGGTCTGCCGGATACAGATCGCTTATGGTGGGCAAGTGGCACCTTGGCATTGACGTCGCAGGTTCACACCCGGTTGATGCGGGGTTCGACGAGTACCTTGGCATCCCCAGCAACTACAGCAGCAACCAAGCCGCCCGCGGGGCGAACGCGGACACGCTCTACCGAGGCCGGGAGGTCGAAGAACGCAACGTGTCGTGCGAAGAGCTGACGGAACGCTACACCGACAAGGTCGTCGACTTCATTCAACGGCAGAAGGATGAGCCTTTCTTCATCTACGTCGCGCACAACATTGTCCACGCCCCACACCTGCCGAGCAAAGACTTCATCGGCACGTCGAAAAGAGGCAAGTACGGCGATTTCATTAAGGAGCTCGACCACAGCACCGGCCGTGTCATGCAGGCGCTACGCGACGCGGGTGTCGATGACAGCACGCTGGTAGTGTTCACCTCCGACAACGGCCCCACCTACCATGGTTCGGCAGGGCCTCTGAGAGGCGGAAAGTACAACACGATCGAAGGCGGTCACCGAGTACCCGGCATCTTTCGCTGGCCTGGCCGAATCCCGGCCGGGCAGGTCTCCGATGCAACACTGTCGAGCATGGACCTTCTGCCATTGATCTGCGGCCTCGCCGATGTGGAAGCGCCTCAGGACCGCAAGATTGATGGGCGCGACATCTGGCCAATCCTTGCCGGCCAGCAGGTCGAGTCCCCGCACAAGCAACTCTACTACTACAACGGCACGAACCTTCAAGCGGTCCGGGAAGGCGACTGGAAGCTGCACCTCCCGCGCACCGCACAGGACCAGCCATTCTGGTCGAAAAAGAGAATTCGGCAGCGGGTATTCGTAACGCTCAAAGAGCCACGCCTGTACAATCTCAGGAACGACGTCGGCGAGCAGGACGACATCGCAGACCTCCACCCCGATGTCGTTGCGAGATTGCAGAGGATTGCATCCGAGGCGCGTTCCGAACTAGGCGACGTACGCCTCACCGGCGCTGATCAGCGGGCAATCGATCTCGTCGACCCGCAGGAGCGGTAG